In the Candidatus Methylomirabilota bacterium genome, CGCCGAGCTGGCGCAGGCGCTCCGGCGCGCGCTGAACGAAGAGCCCCCGGCGATCGCGACGAACGTCTAGCGGTAGCGGACCGGGTCCGTCAGGCCGGCTTCCGCGAAGCCCTTCAGTCTCAGCGCGCACGAGTCGCAGCGCCCGCACGCGCCCTCGGGCGCCGGGTCGTAGCAGGAGAGGGTGAGTCCGTAGTCCACGCCGAGCTCGAGCCCCCGCTGGATGATCTGGGCCTTCGTCATGTGGATGAGCGGCGTGTGCACGGTGAGGCGCTGACGGCCCTCGACGCCGGCCTTCGTCGCGAGGTCAGCCATCCGCCGGAACGCTTCGATGTACTCGGGGCGGCAGTCGGGATACCCCGAGTAATCGTAGAAATTCACGCCGATGAAGATGTCGCTCGACCCGAGCGTCTCGGCCCACGCGAGCGCCACGGCCAGGAAGATGGTGTTGCGCGCGGGCACGTACGTGACCGGGATCTCCCGCGCCATCGTCTCGGGGGCGCGGCCCTTGGGCACGGGGAGGTCACCCGTCAGCGCGGAGCCGCCGAAGCGGCGCAGGTCGAACACGACGACCTCGTGGCCGGCGACGCCGAGCGCGGCGGCCACGCGGCGCGCCGCCGCGAGCTCGGCCTCGTGGCGCTGGCCGTAGCCGAAGCTGAGCGCGTAGACCTGGAAGCCCACGGACTTCGCGATGGCGAGCGTGGTCGTGGAGTCCACGCCGCCGCTCAGGAGCACGACGGCTTTCCGGGGCTCGGGCATGGTGGCGCTCCATAGTATGATCGAACGGCGATGAGCTGGCGATTCCTCACCTGCGCCGCCCTGTTCGTCACGTGCCTCCTGACGGCCAACACGATCGCGACCAAGCTCGTCACGGTCGGCGGGATCGTCCTGACGGCGGGTGTCGTGATCTTCCCGCTCTCGTACGTTCTCGGCGACGTCCTCACCGAGGTGTGGGGATACGCCGCGTCCCGGCGCGTGATCTGGCTCGGCTTCGCGTGCAACGCGCTCATGGTGGGCGCGGTCTGGCTCGGCGGCGA is a window encoding:
- the queC gene encoding 7-cyano-7-deazaguanine synthase QueC — protein: MPEPRKAVVLLSGGVDSTTTLAIAKSVGFQVYALSFGYGQRHEAELAAARRVAAALGVAGHEVVVFDLRRFGGSALTGDLPVPKGRAPETMAREIPVTYVPARNTIFLAVALAWAETLGSSDIFIGVNFYDYSGYPDCRPEYIEAFRRMADLATKAGVEGRQRLTVHTPLIHMTKAQIIQRGLELGVDYGLTLSCYDPAPEGACGRCDSCALRLKGFAEAGLTDPVRYR